Proteins from one Xenopus tropicalis strain Nigerian chromosome 1, UCB_Xtro_10.0, whole genome shotgun sequence genomic window:
- the prrc1 gene encoding protein PRRC1 isoform X1 yields MMEESGIETTPPSTPPPSTAGTSVAAATTAIATPIPPVLPNPVTLQAPVAGSGSSITFPEEPEDPRVHTVHDEGSAGGIWGFIKGVAGNPMVKSVLDKTKHSVETVITTLDPGMASYIRTGGEMDIVVTSIKEVKVAAVRDAFQEVFGMAVVTGEDGQSNIAPQPVGYAAGLKGAQERIDSLRRSGMIHEKQPAVSVENFIAELLPDKWFDIGCVIVDDPVHGIRLEAFTQATPVPLEYVQQAQNFTPQDYNLRWSGLSVTVGEVLERSLAHVSRTDWHVAFTGMSRRQMIYSAAKALAGMYKQRLPPRIL; encoded by the exons ATGATGGAAGAGAGTGGTATTGAAACAACACCTCCTAGCACACCTCCTCCCAGCACTGCTGGAACATCAGTAGCCGCAGCCACAACAGCCATCGCCACCCCTATTCCACCAG TTTTGCCAAATCCTGTCACTCTACAAGCTCCTGTAGCAGGGAGTGGATCTTCCATTACATTCCCTGAGGAGCCTGAAGACCCCAGGGTGCATACAGTGCACGATGAAGGTTCTGCTGGAGGCATCTGGGGATTTATTAAG GGAGTAGCTGGAAATCCCATGGTGAAATCTGTGCTTGATAAAACCAAGCACTCTGTGGAGACCGTGATTACCACTCTGGACCCTGGCATGGCATCATATATCC GAACTGGTGGAGAAATGGATATTGTGGTCACATCAATTAAAGAAGTAAAAGTTGCTGCAGTACGAGATGCTTTTCAGGAGGTGTTTGGTATGGCAGTGGTAACCGGGGAAGATGGTCAGTCTAACATTGCTCCCCAGCCTGTTGGATATGCTGCAGGATTAAAG GGTGCTCAAGAACGGATTGACAGTTTACGCCGCAGTGGAATGATTCATGAGAAACAGCCTGCTGTATCTGTAGAAAACTTCATTGCAGAGCTTCTACCTGACAA ATGGTTTGACATTGGCTGTGTAATTGTGGATGACCCTGTCCATGGTATACGTTTGGAAGCCTTCACACAAGCAACACCAGTGCCTTTGGAATATGTACAGCAA GCCCAAAATTTCACCCCACAGGACTACAACCTCAGGTGGTCAGGGCTGTCCGTAACAGTGGGCGAAGTCTTGGAAAGAAGCTTGGCTCATGTCAGCAGGACTGACTGGCACGTGGCATTTACAGGCATGTCTCGCCGACAGATGATTTACAGTGCTGCCAAAGCCCTCGCAGGAATGTACAAGCAAAGACTTCCACCCAGAATCCTTTGA
- the prrc1 gene encoding protein PRRC1, producing MMEESGIETTPPSTPPPSTAGTSVAAATTAIATPIPPVLSSPLAAPAFSPLPSFAQPSFSTPVPSSVAPPRSSVPFTYASALPVTGVHSPPVNTSVPAAFSSPLPAFSSPSSFPPPPLNTTPGPVLSAPPMVPPVGGFSMSSTYDITKGHAGRAPQTPLMPTYSAAPVTVLPNPVTLQAPVAGSGSSITFPEEPEDPRVHTVHDEGSAGGIWGFIKGVAGNPMVKSVLDKTKHSVETVITTLDPGMASYIRTGGEMDIVVTSIKEVKVAAVRDAFQEVFGMAVVTGEDGQSNIAPQPVGYAAGLKGAQERIDSLRRSGMIHEKQPAVSVENFIAELLPDKWFDIGCVIVDDPVHGIRLEAFTQATPVPLEYVQQAQNFTPQDYNLRWSGLSVTVGEVLERSLAHVSRTDWHVAFTGMSRRQMIYSAAKALAGMYKQRLPPRIL from the exons ATGATGGAAGAGAGTGGTATTGAAACAACACCTCCTAGCACACCTCCTCCCAGCACTGCTGGAACATCAGTAGCCGCAGCCACAACAGCCATCGCCACCCCTATTCCACCAG TTTTGTCTAGCCCTCTGGCGGCACCAGCATTCTCCCCACTGCCATCCTTCGCACAGCCAAGTTTTTCTACCCCAGTTCCTTCCTCAGTTGCTCCACCAAGATCATCAGTCCCTTTCACATATGCATCTGCCCTTCCTGTCACTGGGGTGCACTCTCCTCCTGTCAACACCTCTGTACCTGCTGCTTTTAGCAGCCCATTGCCAGCATTCTCTTCCCCATCATCTTTCCCTCCTCCTCCACTGAACACCACTCCAGGCCCAGTTCTTTCAGCACCACCCATGGTTCCACCTGTAGGAGGATTCTCTATGTCTTCCACTTACGATATCACTAAAGGTCATGCTGGGCGAGCACCTCAGACCCCTCTGATGCCAACATACTCTGCAGCCCCTGTCACAG TTTTGCCAAATCCTGTCACTCTACAAGCTCCTGTAGCAGGGAGTGGATCTTCCATTACATTCCCTGAGGAGCCTGAAGACCCCAGGGTGCATACAGTGCACGATGAAGGTTCTGCTGGAGGCATCTGGGGATTTATTAAG GGAGTAGCTGGAAATCCCATGGTGAAATCTGTGCTTGATAAAACCAAGCACTCTGTGGAGACCGTGATTACCACTCTGGACCCTGGCATGGCATCATATATCC GAACTGGTGGAGAAATGGATATTGTGGTCACATCAATTAAAGAAGTAAAAGTTGCTGCAGTACGAGATGCTTTTCAGGAGGTGTTTGGTATGGCAGTGGTAACCGGGGAAGATGGTCAGTCTAACATTGCTCCCCAGCCTGTTGGATATGCTGCAGGATTAAAG GGTGCTCAAGAACGGATTGACAGTTTACGCCGCAGTGGAATGATTCATGAGAAACAGCCTGCTGTATCTGTAGAAAACTTCATTGCAGAGCTTCTACCTGACAA ATGGTTTGACATTGGCTGTGTAATTGTGGATGACCCTGTCCATGGTATACGTTTGGAAGCCTTCACACAAGCAACACCAGTGCCTTTGGAATATGTACAGCAA GCCCAAAATTTCACCCCACAGGACTACAACCTCAGGTGGTCAGGGCTGTCCGTAACAGTGGGCGAAGTCTTGGAAAGAAGCTTGGCTCATGTCAGCAGGACTGACTGGCACGTGGCATTTACAGGCATGTCTCGCCGACAGATGATTTACAGTGCTGCCAAAGCCCTCGCAGGAATGTACAAGCAAAGACTTCCACCCAGAATCCTTTGA